A part of Entelurus aequoreus isolate RoL-2023_Sb linkage group LG10, RoL_Eaeq_v1.1, whole genome shotgun sequence genomic DNA contains:
- the si:ch211-67e16.11 gene encoding uncharacterized protein si:ch211-67e16.11, whose amino-acid sequence MKHPLTITITITIIILHWAAAGSVTKVQLERWVRSGLQSLQWEQLERCLRVSSRSPAECRRLAHLPPSAVAVYASEPRRAAGASDKVLAILPDSSPSSVLPGSKFRAALSAGPRANGRESRHRYQSPYQSSVAHDAVLVLDPSPGENFGHPVGLFYVDLNVTKKRCSHLDGIYLGEECLTHALKGRCQNQLKRRQARPDSLVSRHGRGWIVGGSPQGSIISSLFSGILCEVHFLPLVVGVRDSNQTQRLRCVDHAEFARCPQPVPMGSPSLPISSCELNKNTRRCHQQPLATHLSCRLYQTCDHAVLISGGWRQQITFQRHVQNLHSFYRMLRINGFHKDNIKTFFASSGHIPDELEGAYSATEKAVIRNHVSYVCRKQHCADTLVLYLNSPTRSDGTMLLWDGNLNGIADLKERYSVNELLADLAGCRATRVLLFMDQSYSGVLSKRLKGSQKHFNVFLIQSQKGPNQNYQAMSPGWEDSSWAHVGPATCLLDHLEKSTGASQLLDPWAGLLNVTLAGAPCNATPPLTASEMRREYQGCQNLPTALWHRKYRRIN is encoded by the exons tcCACTGGGCTGCGGCGGGGAGCGTGACCAAGGTTCAGCTAGAGCGTTGGGTCCGCTCGGGCCTTCAGTCCCTGCAGTGGGAGCAGCTGGAGCGCTGCCTGCGCGTGTCCTCGCGCTCTCCGGCCGAGTGCAGGCGCCTCGCCCACCTGCCGCCCTCCGCCGTGGCCGTCTACGCCTCCGAGCCGCGCCGCGCCGCAG GAGCCTCCGACAAAGTGCTCGCCATCCTCCCGGACTCGTCCCCCTCCAGCGTGCTTCCGGGCTCCAAGTTTCGGGCTGCTTTGAGCGCGGGTCCAAGGGCAAACGGGAGGGAGAGTCGCCACAGGTACCAGTCGCCTTACCAGTCCTCTGTGGCCCACGATGCAGTGCTGGTGCTGGACCCCAGCCCAGGGGAGAACTTTGGACACCCGGTGGGCCTCTTCTACGTGGACCTGAATGTGACCAAGAAGAGATGCTCCCATCTGGATGGTATTTACTTGG GAGAGGAGTGTTTAACTCACGCTTTGAAAGGTCGCTGTCAGAACCAGCTGAAGCGCCGCCAGGCCAGGCCCGATAGTCTTGTCAGCCGCCACGGGCGCGGTTGGATAGTGGGCGGAAGTCCACAGGGAAGTATCATTAGCAGCTTGTTCAGCGGAATACTCTGTGaggtccatttcctaccgctggtAGTCGGAGTCAGAGACAGCAACCAGACCCAGAGGCTCAGATGTGTTG ATCATGCAGAATTTGCCAGGTGTCCTCAGCCGGTGCCCATGGGTTCCCCAAGTCTTCCCATCTCCAGCTGTGAGCTGAACAAAAACACCAGACGCTGTCACCAGCAGCCACTCGCCACCCACCTCTCCTGCCGTCTCTACCAGACCTGCGATCATGCTGTCCTCATCTCTG GTGGATGGAGGCAACAGATTACTTTTCAGCGACATGTGCAGAATCTTCATAGCTTCTACAGAATGCTTCGCATCAACGGTTTCCACAAAGACAACATCAAGACCTTCTTTGCCAGCAGTGGTCACATTCCAG ATGAGCTGGAGGGCGCCTATTCGGCCACGGAGAAAGCGGTGATCCGTAACCACGTCTCGTACGTCTGCAGGAAACAGCACTGCGCCGACACGCTGGTGCTCTACCTGAACTCGCCCACACGCAGTGACGGCACCATGCTCCTGTGGGATGGCAACCTTAACGGCATC GCGGATCTAAAGGAGCGCTACTCGGTCAATGAGCTGTTGGCTGATCTGGCTGGTTGCCGGGCAACCCGTGTTTTGTTGTTCATGGATCAGAGCTACAGCGGCGTTCTGTCCAAAAGGCTGAAAGGATCCCAGAAACATTTTAACGTATTTCTGATTCAGAGCCAGAAAGGGCCGAATCAGAACTACCAGGCGATGAGTCCAGGCTGGGAAGACAGCAGCTGGGCCCACGTAGGTCCGGCAACCTGCCTGTTAGACCACCTGGAGAAG AGCACTGGTGCGTCCCAATTGTTGGACCCTTGGGCCGGCCTTCTCAACGTCACCCTGGCTGGAGCACCCTGCAACGCCACACCGCCGCTAACGGCCAGCGAGATGCGGCGGGAATACCAGGGATGCCAGAACTTGCCAACTGCACTCTGGCACAGGAAGTACCGCAGgatcaactaa